One window of the Thunnus albacares chromosome 3, fThuAlb1.1, whole genome shotgun sequence genome contains the following:
- the LOC122978848 gene encoding E3 ubiquitin-protein ligase SMURF2-like isoform X3 yields MSNQGVRRNGPVKLRLTVLCAKNLAKKDFFRLPDPFAKVVVDGSGQCHSTDTVRNTLDPKWNQHYDLYIGKADSITISVWNHKKIHKKQGAGFLGCVRLLSNAINRLKDTGYQRLDLNKLGPNDNDTVRGQIVVSLQSRDRIGTGGPVVDCSRLFDNDLPDGWEERRTASGRIQYLNHITRTTQWERPTRPASEYSSPSGRPLSCVVDENTPVMTPVNGAEASGPPGEQRLQERRVRSQRHRNYMSRTHLHTPPDLPEGYEQRTTQQGQVYFLHTQTGVSTWHDPRVPRDLSNVNCEELGPLPPGWEIRNTATGRVYFVDHNNRTTQFTDPRLSANLHLVLNHPTQLKDQGGPGGPQPALSPAQLPEEAECLTVPKYKRDLVQKLKILRQELSQQQPQAGHCRIEVCREEIFEESYRQVMKMRPKDLWKRLMIKFRGEEGLDYGGVAREWLYLLSHEMLNPYYGLFQYSRDDIYTLQINPDSAVNPEHLSYFHFVGRIMGMAVFHGHYIDGGFTLPFYKQLLGKPITLDDMESVDPDLHNSLVWILDNDITGVLDHTFCVEHNAYGEIIQHELKPNGKSIPVSEDTKKEYVRLYVNWRFLHGIEAQFLALQKGFNEVIPQHLLKAFDEKELELIVCGLGKIDISDWKSNTRLKHCTPDSNIVKWFWKAVESFDEERRARLLQFVTGSSRVPLQGFKALQGAAGPRLFTIHQIDANTNNLPKAHTCFNRIDIPPYESYDKLYDKLLTAIEETCGFAVE; encoded by the exons ATACATTGGAAAGGCAGATTCCATCACCATCAGTGTATGGAACCACAAGAAGATCCACAAAAAGCAGGGAGCAGGTTTTCTAGGCTGTGTCCGCCTCCTGTCCAACGCCATCAACAGACTCAAAGATACAGGCT ATCAGAGACTGGACCTGAATAAACTGGGCCCCAATGATAATGATACTGTGAGAGGACAGATAGTTG TAAGTCTTCAGTCCAGGGATCGCATCGGTACAGGAGGACCGGTGGTGGACTGCAGTCGCCTGTTCGACAACGACTTACCTGATGG AtgggaagagaggaggacagcCTCAGGAAGGATACAGTACCTGAATCACATCACACGCACCACCCAATGGGAGAGACCCACCAG GCCAGCTTCGGAGTACTCCAGCCCATCAGGGCGTCCTCTGAGCTGCGTGGTGGACGAGAACACGCCGGTGATGACACCCGTTAACGGGGCAGAGGCCAGCGGCCCGCCAGGTGAACAGAGGCTCCAGGAGAGACGGGTTAGATCGCAGCGGCACCGTAACTACATGAGTCGAACACACCTGCATACACCGCCTGACCTGCCTGAGGGTTATG agCAAAGAACAACTCAGCAGGGCCAGGTCTACTTCCTCCACACACAGACTGGAGTCAGCACCTGGCATGACCCCCGGGTACCCAG gGACTTGAGCAATGTGAACTGTGAGGAGCTCGGCCCTCTGCCACCGGGCTGGGAGATCAGAAACACCGCCACCGGCCGCGTCTACTTTGTCGACCACAACAACCGAACGACACAGTTCACAGACCCGCGACTGTCTGCTAACCTGCATCTAGTACTCAA TCATCCGACTCAGTTGAAGGACCAGGGTGGTCCTGGTGGCCCTCAGCCAGCTCTGTCTCCAGCCCAGTTGCCTGAAGAGGCAGAATGCCTGACGGTGCCCAAATACAAGCGAGACCTGGTGCAGAAGCTGAAGATCCTGCGACAGGAGCTTTCTCAGCAACAACCCCAGGCCGGCCACTGCCGCATCGAGGTCTGCCGTGAGGAGATATTTGAG GAGTCGTACCGACAGGTGATGAAGATGCGTCCAAAAGATCTCTGGAAAAGACTGATGATCAAAttcagaggagaagagggacTGGACTACGGTGGGGTAGCCAG ggAGTGGTTGTACCTGCTGTCCCATGAGATGCTGAACCCCTACTACGGCCTGTTCCAGTACTCCAGAGATGACATCTACACTTTACAGATTAACCCGGACTCTGCCGTCAACCCT GAGCACCTGTCATACTTCCACTTCGTGGGTCGTATCATGGGCATGGCGGTGTTCCACGGCCACTACATCGATGGAGGCTTCACCCTGCCCTTCTACAAACAGCTGCTGGGAAAACCGATCACGCTGGATGACATGGAGTCTGTGGACCCGGACCTCCACAACAGCCTCGTCTGGATCct ggACAACGACATCACTGGCGTTCTGGACCACACCTTCTGTGTAGAGCACAACGCCTACGGAGAAATCATCCAACACGAGCTCAAACCCAACGGCAAGAGTATCCCCGTCTCAGAGGACACCAAGAAGGAGTATGTCAG GTTGTATGTGAACTGGCGTTTCCTGCATGGCATCGAGGCTCAGTTTCTGGCCCTGCAGAAAGGCTTTAATGAGGTTATCCCGCAGCATCTGCTCAAAGCCTTCGACGAGAAGGAACTCGAG ctgatTGTGTGTGGCCTGGGAAAGATCGACATCTCCGACTGGAAGTCCAACACTCGTCTGAAGCACTGCACCCCCGACAGCAACATCGTTAagtggttttggaaagcagtggAGTCGTTTGACGAGGAGAGGAGGGCCCGGCTACTGCAGTTTGTTACCGGCTCATCCAGAGTTCCGCTGCAAGGCTTCAAGGCTTTACAGG GTGCTGCAGGGCCCAGACTCTTCACCATTCACCAGATCGATGCCAACACCAACAATCTGCCCAAAGCCCATACCTG CTTCAATCGGATCGACATTCCGCCCTACGAGAGCTACGACAAACTATACGACAAGCTGCTGACTGCGATCGAGGAGACCTGTGGCTTCGCGGTGGAATGA
- the LOC122978848 gene encoding E3 ubiquitin-protein ligase SMURF2-like isoform X1 has translation MSNQGVRRNGPVKLRLTVLCAKNLAKKDFFRLPDPFAKVVVDGSGQCHSTDTVRNTLDPKWNQHYDLYIGKADSITISVWNHKKIHKKQGAGFLGCVRLLSNAINRLKDTGYQRLDLNKLGPNDNDTVRGQIVVSLQSRDRIGTGGPVVDCSRLFDNDLPDGWEERRTASGRIQYLNHITRTTQWERPTRPASEYSSPSGRPLSCVVDENTPVMTPVNGAEASGPPGEQRLQERRVRSQRHRNYMSRTHLHTPPDLPEGYEQRTTQQGQVYFLHTQTGVSTWHDPRVPRDLSNVNCEELGPLPPGWEIRNTATGRVYFVDHNNRTTQFTDPRLSANLHLVLNSPSPNGSRVAMDSQNTNLSHPTQLKDQGGPGGPQPALSPAQLPEEAECLTVPKYKRDLVQKLKILRQELSQQQPQAGHCRIEVCREEIFEESYRQVMKMRPKDLWKRLMIKFRGEEGLDYGGVAREWLYLLSHEMLNPYYGLFQYSRDDIYTLQINPDSAVNPEHLSYFHFVGRIMGMAVFHGHYIDGGFTLPFYKQLLGKPITLDDMESVDPDLHNSLVWILDNDITGVLDHTFCVEHNAYGEIIQHELKPNGKSIPVSEDTKKEYVRLYVNWRFLHGIEAQFLALQKGFNEVIPQHLLKAFDEKELELIVCGLGKIDISDWKSNTRLKHCTPDSNIVKWFWKAVESFDEERRARLLQFVTGSSRVPLQGFKALQGAAGPRLFTIHQIDANTNNLPKAHTCFNRIDIPPYESYDKLYDKLLTAIEETCGFAVE, from the exons ATACATTGGAAAGGCAGATTCCATCACCATCAGTGTATGGAACCACAAGAAGATCCACAAAAAGCAGGGAGCAGGTTTTCTAGGCTGTGTCCGCCTCCTGTCCAACGCCATCAACAGACTCAAAGATACAGGCT ATCAGAGACTGGACCTGAATAAACTGGGCCCCAATGATAATGATACTGTGAGAGGACAGATAGTTG TAAGTCTTCAGTCCAGGGATCGCATCGGTACAGGAGGACCGGTGGTGGACTGCAGTCGCCTGTTCGACAACGACTTACCTGATGG AtgggaagagaggaggacagcCTCAGGAAGGATACAGTACCTGAATCACATCACACGCACCACCCAATGGGAGAGACCCACCAG GCCAGCTTCGGAGTACTCCAGCCCATCAGGGCGTCCTCTGAGCTGCGTGGTGGACGAGAACACGCCGGTGATGACACCCGTTAACGGGGCAGAGGCCAGCGGCCCGCCAGGTGAACAGAGGCTCCAGGAGAGACGGGTTAGATCGCAGCGGCACCGTAACTACATGAGTCGAACACACCTGCATACACCGCCTGACCTGCCTGAGGGTTATG agCAAAGAACAACTCAGCAGGGCCAGGTCTACTTCCTCCACACACAGACTGGAGTCAGCACCTGGCATGACCCCCGGGTACCCAG gGACTTGAGCAATGTGAACTGTGAGGAGCTCGGCCCTCTGCCACCGGGCTGGGAGATCAGAAACACCGCCACCGGCCGCGTCTACTTTGTCGACCACAACAACCGAACGACACAGTTCACAGACCCGCGACTGTCTGCTAACCTGCATCTAGTACTCAA CAGCCCAAGTCCAAATGGTTCCCGTGTGGCCATGGACAGCCAAAACACTAACCTCAG TCATCCGACTCAGTTGAAGGACCAGGGTGGTCCTGGTGGCCCTCAGCCAGCTCTGTCTCCAGCCCAGTTGCCTGAAGAGGCAGAATGCCTGACGGTGCCCAAATACAAGCGAGACCTGGTGCAGAAGCTGAAGATCCTGCGACAGGAGCTTTCTCAGCAACAACCCCAGGCCGGCCACTGCCGCATCGAGGTCTGCCGTGAGGAGATATTTGAG GAGTCGTACCGACAGGTGATGAAGATGCGTCCAAAAGATCTCTGGAAAAGACTGATGATCAAAttcagaggagaagagggacTGGACTACGGTGGGGTAGCCAG ggAGTGGTTGTACCTGCTGTCCCATGAGATGCTGAACCCCTACTACGGCCTGTTCCAGTACTCCAGAGATGACATCTACACTTTACAGATTAACCCGGACTCTGCCGTCAACCCT GAGCACCTGTCATACTTCCACTTCGTGGGTCGTATCATGGGCATGGCGGTGTTCCACGGCCACTACATCGATGGAGGCTTCACCCTGCCCTTCTACAAACAGCTGCTGGGAAAACCGATCACGCTGGATGACATGGAGTCTGTGGACCCGGACCTCCACAACAGCCTCGTCTGGATCct ggACAACGACATCACTGGCGTTCTGGACCACACCTTCTGTGTAGAGCACAACGCCTACGGAGAAATCATCCAACACGAGCTCAAACCCAACGGCAAGAGTATCCCCGTCTCAGAGGACACCAAGAAGGAGTATGTCAG GTTGTATGTGAACTGGCGTTTCCTGCATGGCATCGAGGCTCAGTTTCTGGCCCTGCAGAAAGGCTTTAATGAGGTTATCCCGCAGCATCTGCTCAAAGCCTTCGACGAGAAGGAACTCGAG ctgatTGTGTGTGGCCTGGGAAAGATCGACATCTCCGACTGGAAGTCCAACACTCGTCTGAAGCACTGCACCCCCGACAGCAACATCGTTAagtggttttggaaagcagtggAGTCGTTTGACGAGGAGAGGAGGGCCCGGCTACTGCAGTTTGTTACCGGCTCATCCAGAGTTCCGCTGCAAGGCTTCAAGGCTTTACAGG GTGCTGCAGGGCCCAGACTCTTCACCATTCACCAGATCGATGCCAACACCAACAATCTGCCCAAAGCCCATACCTG CTTCAATCGGATCGACATTCCGCCCTACGAGAGCTACGACAAACTATACGACAAGCTGCTGACTGCGATCGAGGAGACCTGTGGCTTCGCGGTGGAATGA
- the LOC122978848 gene encoding E3 ubiquitin-protein ligase SMURF2-like isoform X2, whose amino-acid sequence MSNQGVRRNGPVKLRLTVLCAKNLAKKDFFRLPDPFAKVVVDGSGQCHSTDTVRNTLDPKWNQHYDLYIGKADSITISVWNHKKIHKKQGAGFLGCVRLLSNAINRLKDTGYQRLDLNKLGPNDNDTVRGQIVVSLQSRDRIGTGGPVVDCSRLFDNDLPDGWEERRTASGRIQYLNHITRTTQWERPTRPASEYSSPSGRPLSCVVDENTPVMTPVNGAEASGPPGEQRLQERRVRSQRHRNYMSRTHLHTPPDLPEGYEQRTTQQGQVYFLHTQTGVSTWHDPRVPRDLSNVNCEELGPLPPGWEIRNTATGRVYFVDHNNRTTQFTDPRLSANLHLVLNPSPNGSRVAMDSQNTNLSHPTQLKDQGGPGGPQPALSPAQLPEEAECLTVPKYKRDLVQKLKILRQELSQQQPQAGHCRIEVCREEIFEESYRQVMKMRPKDLWKRLMIKFRGEEGLDYGGVAREWLYLLSHEMLNPYYGLFQYSRDDIYTLQINPDSAVNPEHLSYFHFVGRIMGMAVFHGHYIDGGFTLPFYKQLLGKPITLDDMESVDPDLHNSLVWILDNDITGVLDHTFCVEHNAYGEIIQHELKPNGKSIPVSEDTKKEYVRLYVNWRFLHGIEAQFLALQKGFNEVIPQHLLKAFDEKELELIVCGLGKIDISDWKSNTRLKHCTPDSNIVKWFWKAVESFDEERRARLLQFVTGSSRVPLQGFKALQGAAGPRLFTIHQIDANTNNLPKAHTCFNRIDIPPYESYDKLYDKLLTAIEETCGFAVE is encoded by the exons ATACATTGGAAAGGCAGATTCCATCACCATCAGTGTATGGAACCACAAGAAGATCCACAAAAAGCAGGGAGCAGGTTTTCTAGGCTGTGTCCGCCTCCTGTCCAACGCCATCAACAGACTCAAAGATACAGGCT ATCAGAGACTGGACCTGAATAAACTGGGCCCCAATGATAATGATACTGTGAGAGGACAGATAGTTG TAAGTCTTCAGTCCAGGGATCGCATCGGTACAGGAGGACCGGTGGTGGACTGCAGTCGCCTGTTCGACAACGACTTACCTGATGG AtgggaagagaggaggacagcCTCAGGAAGGATACAGTACCTGAATCACATCACACGCACCACCCAATGGGAGAGACCCACCAG GCCAGCTTCGGAGTACTCCAGCCCATCAGGGCGTCCTCTGAGCTGCGTGGTGGACGAGAACACGCCGGTGATGACACCCGTTAACGGGGCAGAGGCCAGCGGCCCGCCAGGTGAACAGAGGCTCCAGGAGAGACGGGTTAGATCGCAGCGGCACCGTAACTACATGAGTCGAACACACCTGCATACACCGCCTGACCTGCCTGAGGGTTATG agCAAAGAACAACTCAGCAGGGCCAGGTCTACTTCCTCCACACACAGACTGGAGTCAGCACCTGGCATGACCCCCGGGTACCCAG gGACTTGAGCAATGTGAACTGTGAGGAGCTCGGCCCTCTGCCACCGGGCTGGGAGATCAGAAACACCGCCACCGGCCGCGTCTACTTTGTCGACCACAACAACCGAACGACACAGTTCACAGACCCGCGACTGTCTGCTAACCTGCATCTAGTACTCAA CCCAAGTCCAAATGGTTCCCGTGTGGCCATGGACAGCCAAAACACTAACCTCAG TCATCCGACTCAGTTGAAGGACCAGGGTGGTCCTGGTGGCCCTCAGCCAGCTCTGTCTCCAGCCCAGTTGCCTGAAGAGGCAGAATGCCTGACGGTGCCCAAATACAAGCGAGACCTGGTGCAGAAGCTGAAGATCCTGCGACAGGAGCTTTCTCAGCAACAACCCCAGGCCGGCCACTGCCGCATCGAGGTCTGCCGTGAGGAGATATTTGAG GAGTCGTACCGACAGGTGATGAAGATGCGTCCAAAAGATCTCTGGAAAAGACTGATGATCAAAttcagaggagaagagggacTGGACTACGGTGGGGTAGCCAG ggAGTGGTTGTACCTGCTGTCCCATGAGATGCTGAACCCCTACTACGGCCTGTTCCAGTACTCCAGAGATGACATCTACACTTTACAGATTAACCCGGACTCTGCCGTCAACCCT GAGCACCTGTCATACTTCCACTTCGTGGGTCGTATCATGGGCATGGCGGTGTTCCACGGCCACTACATCGATGGAGGCTTCACCCTGCCCTTCTACAAACAGCTGCTGGGAAAACCGATCACGCTGGATGACATGGAGTCTGTGGACCCGGACCTCCACAACAGCCTCGTCTGGATCct ggACAACGACATCACTGGCGTTCTGGACCACACCTTCTGTGTAGAGCACAACGCCTACGGAGAAATCATCCAACACGAGCTCAAACCCAACGGCAAGAGTATCCCCGTCTCAGAGGACACCAAGAAGGAGTATGTCAG GTTGTATGTGAACTGGCGTTTCCTGCATGGCATCGAGGCTCAGTTTCTGGCCCTGCAGAAAGGCTTTAATGAGGTTATCCCGCAGCATCTGCTCAAAGCCTTCGACGAGAAGGAACTCGAG ctgatTGTGTGTGGCCTGGGAAAGATCGACATCTCCGACTGGAAGTCCAACACTCGTCTGAAGCACTGCACCCCCGACAGCAACATCGTTAagtggttttggaaagcagtggAGTCGTTTGACGAGGAGAGGAGGGCCCGGCTACTGCAGTTTGTTACCGGCTCATCCAGAGTTCCGCTGCAAGGCTTCAAGGCTTTACAGG GTGCTGCAGGGCCCAGACTCTTCACCATTCACCAGATCGATGCCAACACCAACAATCTGCCCAAAGCCCATACCTG CTTCAATCGGATCGACATTCCGCCCTACGAGAGCTACGACAAACTATACGACAAGCTGCTGACTGCGATCGAGGAGACCTGTGGCTTCGCGGTGGAATGA